The following are encoded in a window of Haloplanus vescus genomic DNA:
- a CDS encoding dihydrolipoamide acetyltransferase family protein: protein MTVETVALPDLGEGVAEGELLQWLVDVDETVTEDQVLAQMETDKAIVDLPAPHDGRVVERHAEAGDMVPVGDPVVSIDVDDDAAQSDTDDTAPSDDDTSDPDETPPLVPDGRVFAPPRVRRLARELGVDIGRVTGTGPNGRVTDADVRAASEGDESADCGEESTHETDERTTPQTDEAAESTATDDRPTPRTPADDATDVMRPRSDTEGRTHRESASAVDAASEVKTTVDAGATPPADDRDSDGPTTVEFDPANAAVSQTTHTDHADVTDLVELTTELDPYAADAGVDLTPLPFVLRAVTHALAEVPRLNATLDDGEAVRHDDYHLGVATATGAGLAVPVVEHVDQLDLLTLASETAAALDASSPDSDATRATFTVTNTGAIGGEYATPAVRPPQVATLALGRLQPRPRVVDDAIVVRHTLPLSLSVDHRVVDGATAARFTNRVRACLSDPTRLLSPPAEEQLR, encoded by the coding sequence GTGACCGTCGAAACGGTCGCACTCCCGGACTTGGGCGAGGGCGTCGCCGAGGGCGAACTCCTCCAGTGGCTGGTCGACGTCGACGAGACGGTGACTGAAGACCAAGTGCTCGCCCAGATGGAGACGGACAAGGCCATCGTCGACCTTCCCGCGCCCCACGACGGCCGGGTGGTCGAGCGCCACGCCGAGGCCGGCGATATGGTCCCGGTCGGCGACCCGGTGGTCTCCATCGACGTCGACGACGACGCCGCGCAGAGCGACACCGACGATACTGCGCCGAGCGACGACGACACTTCAGACCCCGACGAAACGCCACCTCTCGTCCCCGACGGCCGCGTGTTCGCCCCGCCGCGCGTCCGCCGACTCGCCCGCGAACTTGGCGTCGACATCGGTCGCGTCACCGGTACGGGGCCGAACGGTCGCGTCACGGACGCGGACGTGCGGGCGGCGAGCGAGGGCGACGAATCCGCAGACTGCGGCGAGGAATCGACCCACGAGACCGACGAGAGGACGACGCCCCAGACCGACGAGGCGGCGGAATCCACCGCCACGGACGACCGCCCCACCCCACGGACCCCCGCCGACGACGCGACCGACGTGATGCGACCGCGGAGCGACACCGAGGGGCGGACCCACCGCGAATCGGCGTCGGCCGTCGACGCCGCGAGCGAGGTCAAGACGACGGTCGATGCGGGGGCGACTCCCCCAGCGGACGACCGGGACTCCGACGGCCCCACCACCGTCGAGTTCGACCCCGCGAACGCCGCCGTCTCCCAGACGACACACACCGACCACGCGGACGTGACCGACCTCGTCGAACTGACGACCGAACTCGACCCGTACGCCGCGGACGCGGGCGTCGACCTCACGCCGCTTCCCTTCGTGTTGCGCGCCGTGACGCACGCCCTCGCCGAGGTGCCGCGCCTCAACGCCACCCTTGACGATGGCGAGGCCGTCCGCCACGACGACTACCACCTCGGCGTGGCGACGGCGACGGGCGCGGGACTCGCGGTGCCCGTCGTCGAACATGTCGACCAGCTGGACCTCCTCACTCTCGCGTCCGAGACGGCCGCCGCGCTCGACGCTTCGTCGCCCGACTCCGACGCGACTCGCGCGACGTTCACCGTCACGAACACCGGCGCCATCGGCGGGGAGTACGCCACGCCCGCCGTCCGCCCGCCACAGGTGGCGACGCTCGCCCTCGGGCGTCTCCAACCGCGGCCGCGGGTCGTCGACGACGCCATCGTCGTCCGGCACACCCTCCCGCTCTCGCTGTCGGTCGACCACCGCGTCGTCGACGGGGCGACGGCCGCTCGCTTCACCAATCGAGTGCGAGCGTGTCTCTCCGACCCGACGCGCCTGCTCTCGCCGCCGGCGGAGGAACAGTTGCGGTAA
- the ilvA gene encoding threonine ammonia-lyase: MTVTLEDIEAARARFDDPDIVRQTPIETNRSLSKMSGGDVHLKMEHLQRTGSFKTRGAYNKLKQEAEDGSDKHVVAASAGNHAQGVALAATTVGLDSTIVMPTNAPQAKIDATRSYGASVELHGANFGEAMSHAQAMAEEPGRLFVHAYDDPDIVAGQGTLGLEIYEQVPDVDTVLVPIGGGGLIGGISTALKSLDDSVRVVGVQAEMAATVPDSLNKGIPVDEDSPKTIADGIATGSISELTLGLIEEHVDEVVTVSDDEIAQSILTVLERAKQLIEGAGGASVAALLSDEIDVEGETVVPLLCGGNIDMSMLQTVLTHALTDRSQLLRLRIRIRDEPGEMGRISGIIGDKGANIRTVRHDRAVGDLHVGDAYLVFQVLTSGESHATNVIGAIEDAGYEVERVN; the protein is encoded by the coding sequence ATGACAGTCACTCTTGAGGATATCGAGGCGGCGCGCGCCCGATTCGACGACCCGGACATCGTCCGACAGACGCCAATCGAGACGAACCGTTCGCTCAGCAAGATGTCGGGCGGGGACGTCCACCTGAAGATGGAGCACCTCCAGCGGACTGGCTCGTTCAAGACGCGCGGCGCCTACAACAAACTGAAACAGGAGGCCGAGGACGGCAGCGACAAACACGTCGTCGCCGCCAGCGCCGGCAACCACGCACAGGGCGTCGCCCTCGCGGCCACGACGGTCGGTCTCGACTCGACCATCGTCATGCCGACGAACGCCCCACAGGCCAAAATCGACGCCACCCGGAGCTACGGCGCCTCGGTCGAACTCCACGGTGCGAACTTCGGCGAGGCGATGAGCCACGCACAGGCGATGGCCGAAGAGCCCGGTCGACTGTTCGTCCACGCCTACGACGACCCCGACATCGTCGCCGGACAGGGGACGCTCGGCCTCGAAATCTACGAGCAGGTACCCGACGTCGACACCGTCCTCGTCCCCATCGGCGGCGGCGGCCTCATCGGCGGCATCAGCACGGCGCTGAAGTCGCTCGACGATTCGGTGCGCGTCGTCGGCGTGCAGGCCGAGATGGCCGCGACGGTGCCAGACAGCCTCAACAAGGGCATCCCGGTCGACGAGGACTCGCCCAAGACAATCGCGGACGGCATCGCCACGGGGAGCATCTCCGAACTCACGCTCGGGTTGATAGAGGAACACGTCGACGAGGTGGTGACGGTGAGCGACGACGAAATCGCCCAGAGCATCCTCACGGTGCTCGAACGCGCGAAGCAGCTGATAGAGGGCGCGGGCGGGGCGTCGGTCGCCGCGCTGTTGAGCGACGAAATCGACGTCGAGGGCGAGACGGTCGTCCCCCTGCTCTGTGGCGGCAACATCGACATGTCGATGCTCCAGACGGTGCTGACACACGCCCTGACCGACCGCAGCCAACTCCTCCGCCTGCGCATCCGCATCCGCGACGAACCCGGCGAGATGGGTCGCATCTCGGGCATCATCGGCGACAAGGGGGCGAACATCCGGACGGTCAGACACGACCGCGCTGTCGGCGACCTGCACGTCGGCGACGCCTACCTCGTCTTCCAGGTGCTCACGAGCGGTGAGAGCCACGCCACGAACGTCATCGGCGCCATCGAGGACGCCGGCTACGAAGTCGAGCGCGTCAACTGA
- a CDS encoding ABC transporter substrate-binding protein, with product MTNDHDLTRRTYLRAAAAGAAMTGAAGCLGGGGGGGSEGNSWRTQELATVPAPGDAALYEPTDQDQTGETINHLTWTGYDASNVQGPFREQFDCQTQLDLFTSNPKAFNRLQSGEWQQFHQATFDMAWIPRLAEAGLIRPIDYEDWKPYTFDQYIDLFKKENGYKYAFVNEDDYTFDIDGTMYGAPQRFGWASFVVNTDNVSEDAYSSYDAAWSDEFEVGIYDLMFWGIQIIMLREGIDPFKEHTEAEVEQVRQATFDLFDNAKTLLPDFASMNQAMKSGEIDIGFISGNWINGTLRRGGNMQFEAVVPEEGSVIWVETTAFVKGDQPTVSDNYLAYMQRGENALKLSWPTSGGTNVVPHQTAWENYNDRQREVLRVDEVRDIIDRSVFYTGIPDLDKFEPIWREAKSRL from the coding sequence ATGACCAACGATCACGACCTCACGCGACGAACGTACCTGCGGGCGGCGGCTGCTGGCGCCGCGATGACCGGGGCGGCCGGTTGCCTCGGCGGCGGTGGCGGCGGCGGTAGCGAGGGGAACAGCTGGCGAACACAAGAGCTCGCGACGGTCCCGGCGCCGGGTGACGCTGCACTCTACGAACCCACCGACCAAGACCAGACGGGCGAGACCATCAATCACCTCACCTGGACGGGGTACGACGCCTCGAACGTCCAAGGCCCGTTCCGGGAACAGTTCGACTGCCAGACGCAGTTGGACCTGTTCACGTCGAATCCGAAGGCATTCAACCGGCTCCAGTCCGGCGAGTGGCAGCAGTTCCACCAAGCTACGTTCGACATGGCGTGGATTCCGCGCTTGGCCGAGGCGGGGCTGATTCGGCCCATCGACTACGAGGACTGGAAGCCGTACACCTTCGACCAGTACATCGACCTGTTCAAGAAGGAGAACGGGTACAAGTACGCCTTCGTCAACGAGGACGACTACACCTTCGACATCGACGGCACGATGTACGGCGCGCCCCAGCGGTTCGGGTGGGCCTCGTTCGTCGTCAACACCGACAACGTCTCCGAGGACGCCTACTCCAGCTACGACGCCGCGTGGTCCGACGAGTTCGAGGTCGGCATCTACGACCTGATGTTCTGGGGCATCCAGATTATCATGCTCCGCGAGGGCATCGACCCCTTCAAAGAGCACACCGAAGCCGAAGTCGAACAGGTCCGACAGGCCACCTTCGACCTCTTCGACAACGCGAAGACGCTCCTGCCCGACTTCGCCTCGATGAATCAGGCGATGAAGTCCGGCGAAATCGACATCGGCTTCATCTCCGGCAACTGGATCAACGGGACGCTCCGCCGCGGTGGCAACATGCAGTTCGAGGCCGTCGTCCCGGAGGAGGGGAGCGTCATCTGGGTCGAGACGACAGCCTTCGTCAAGGGCGACCAGCCCACCGTCTCCGACAACTACCTCGCCTACATGCAGCGCGGCGAGAACGCGCTCAAGCTCTCCTGGCCCACCTCGGGTGGGACGAACGTCGTCCCCCACCAGACGGCGTGGGAGAACTACAACGACCGACAGCGCGAAGTGCTTCGCGTCGACGAAGTGCGGGACATCATCGACCGGTCGGTGTTCTACACCGGGATTCCGGATCTGGACAAGTTCGAGCCGATCTGGCGCGAAGCCAAGAGTCGACTCTGA
- a CDS encoding ABC transporter ATP-binding protein, whose translation MLQATDLRKEYGSLVAVDDVDLEIETGEFATIVGPSGSGKSTLLHMLAGHLEPSGGTITLDGEDITDTKPQERPTSLVFQSWALFPHMTVRENIEFPIRTTGRSVDGQVETLLEQVQLDPEVQADKQVSELSGGQRQRVALARSLAYDPDILLLDEPLASLDYVLQKQLQRELADLNVELDMTFVYVTHSLEAALVMSDKLFVIDEGDLIQTGPPEEIYREPNNKFIAEFMGDANVFAVDVVDSDGETVTVDSGEFEGSVTVSTPIDDAPEYLVVRHDDCVVEPTLRRAVGAPVHVDNVLVRGNTVLVECSSTTTDDDYVAEVDYDHFESVDIAVGDTAYIQWETEKSILVPE comes from the coding sequence ATGTTACAGGCAACCGATCTACGGAAGGAGTATGGCTCGCTCGTCGCCGTCGACGATGTCGACCTCGAAATCGAGACCGGCGAGTTCGCGACCATCGTCGGCCCGTCCGGGAGTGGCAAGAGTACGCTGTTGCACATGCTCGCCGGCCACCTCGAACCCAGCGGCGGGACGATTACGCTCGATGGGGAGGACATCACCGACACGAAACCACAGGAGCGCCCCACCAGCCTCGTCTTTCAGTCGTGGGCGCTGTTCCCCCACATGACCGTCCGGGAGAACATCGAGTTCCCGATTCGGACCACGGGGCGGTCGGTGGATGGGCAGGTGGAAACGCTGCTCGAACAGGTTCAGCTCGACCCCGAGGTGCAGGCGGACAAGCAGGTGTCGGAGCTCTCCGGCGGGCAGCGCCAGCGGGTCGCGCTCGCGCGTTCGCTCGCCTACGACCCCGACATCCTCTTGCTCGACGAACCGCTCGCGTCGCTCGACTACGTCCTGCAAAAACAGCTCCAGCGCGAACTCGCCGACCTGAACGTCGAACTCGACATGACGTTCGTCTACGTCACACACTCGCTGGAAGCGGCGCTCGTGATGAGTGACAAGCTCTTCGTCATCGACGAGGGTGACCTGATTCAGACTGGTCCGCCCGAGGAAATCTACCGCGAACCGAACAACAAGTTCATCGCGGAGTTCATGGGCGACGCCAACGTCTTCGCCGTCGACGTCGTCGACAGCGACGGCGAGACAGTGACGGTCGACAGCGGCGAGTTCGAGGGGTCGGTGACGGTGTCGACACCTATCGACGACGCGCCCGAGTACCTCGTCGTCCGCCACGACGACTGTGTGGTCGAACCGACGCTCCGACGCGCCGTCGGCGCACCCGTCCACGTCGACAACGTTCTCGTCCGCGGCAACACCGTCCTGGTCGAGTGTTCGTCGACCACTACCGACGACGACTACGTCGCCGAGGTGGACTACGACCACTTCGAATCGGTCGACATCGCGGTCGGTGATACCGCGTACATCCAGTGGGAGACCGAGAAATCGATTCTGGTGCCCGAGTGA
- a CDS encoding ABC transporter permease encodes MSALDTLRGRMDAVATSDNPLATLVTPPYVLLLPLAVLLLVMFVGPMVAIVLFSVQPGNAISLNPGTWTVEHYAEILGGMASGEGVYGDVLVNTAAVSAVTTVVTLVLSYPAAYALARKIKRYKTVFLLVLIIPLFTSVNIRVFGWALFLVNNGVLESVVSLFGVSNYPTMMYQRWTIILGTTYVYMPFMLFPIYLSLLSIEDETIAAAQDLGANRWTLFRRIVLPLSKPGVIIGSLFVFILSLGADVEAQILGGGSIFTMASNINYSFGYSQNWPLGSAQAVGLLIITVVCGVIILRTINLKEIASRGDA; translated from the coding sequence ATGTCCGCGCTAGATACGCTCCGCGGCCGGATGGACGCGGTGGCGACGAGTGACAACCCGCTTGCGACGCTCGTCACGCCCCCGTACGTTCTCTTGCTTCCGCTCGCGGTTCTGTTGCTCGTCATGTTCGTCGGCCCGATGGTCGCCATCGTGTTGTTCTCCGTCCAGCCGGGCAACGCCATCTCGCTGAACCCCGGGACGTGGACGGTCGAACACTACGCCGAGATACTCGGCGGCATGGCGAGCGGCGAGGGGGTGTACGGCGACGTCCTCGTCAACACGGCCGCCGTGAGCGCCGTCACCACCGTCGTGACGCTCGTGCTCTCCTACCCGGCGGCCTACGCGCTCGCCCGCAAAATCAAGCGGTACAAGACGGTGTTCTTGCTCGTGCTCATCATCCCCCTGTTCACGAGCGTGAACATCCGGGTGTTCGGATGGGCGCTCTTTCTCGTCAACAACGGCGTCCTCGAAAGCGTCGTCAGCCTGTTCGGCGTGTCGAACTACCCCACGATGATGTACCAGCGGTGGACGATTATCCTCGGGACGACATACGTCTACATGCCGTTCATGCTGTTCCCCATCTACCTGTCTCTCCTCTCCATCGAGGACGAGACTATCGCGGCGGCGCAGGACTTGGGCGCGAACCGGTGGACGCTCTTCCGGCGAATCGTCCTCCCGCTGAGCAAGCCCGGCGTCATCATCGGCTCGCTGTTCGTGTTCATCCTCAGCCTCGGTGCCGACGTGGAGGCACAGATTCTCGGCGGTGGCTCGATTTTCACCATGGCGAGCAACATCAACTACTCGTTCGGGTACAGTCAGAACTGGCCACTCGGTTCCGCACAGGCCGTCGGCCTCCTCATCATCACCGTCGTCTGCGGGGTCATCATTCTGCGGACGATCAATCTGAAGGAAATCGCGTCGCGAGGTGACGCATGA
- a CDS encoding ABC transporter permease yields MSAESSTLTDRLGAGAWYGYVALVALFFLTPLFSLVIASFYDGRFFSIVDYEFSLDWYRAALASGSIRSAFLNTVRISVPVTILSTIIGTGGAIAYTRYEFPWQEQFKLLALLPIFFPLILLGLGMSMWSSVIGLGYGIVPSIIGELVWISPIVMFVVSITALGVDPNIEEAARDLGADTVTLYREVTLPLIKDGVVSGAIFAFVLSWNNYYIVSYLSGPQSTITTWIHGRMTQGFTPVVPAVASLIFYVSLLLVVAAFVVEFRDDGE; encoded by the coding sequence ATGAGCGCCGAATCCAGCACGCTGACCGACCGCCTCGGCGCCGGTGCGTGGTACGGCTACGTCGCCCTCGTGGCGCTCTTTTTCCTGACGCCGCTGTTCTCGCTCGTCATCGCCTCCTTCTACGACGGGCGCTTTTTCTCCATCGTCGACTACGAGTTCTCGCTCGACTGGTACCGGGCGGCGCTCGCGTCGGGGAGCATCCGCTCTGCCTTCCTGAACACCGTCCGCATCTCGGTGCCGGTGACGATTCTGAGCACCATCATCGGCACGGGCGGCGCTATCGCGTACACTCGCTACGAGTTCCCGTGGCAAGAGCAGTTCAAACTGCTCGCGCTCCTGCCCATCTTCTTCCCCCTCATCCTCCTCGGTCTCGGGATGTCGATGTGGTCGAGCGTCATCGGCCTCGGCTACGGCATCGTCCCGTCGATAATCGGCGAACTCGTCTGGATTTCGCCCATCGTCATGTTCGTCGTCTCCATCACCGCACTGGGTGTCGACCCCAACATCGAGGAGGCGGCGCGTGACCTCGGCGCCGACACCGTCACGCTCTACCGGGAGGTGACGCTTCCCCTCATCAAGGACGGCGTCGTCTCCGGCGCCATCTTCGCGTTCGTGCTCTCGTGGAACAACTACTACATCGTCTCCTATCTCTCCGGACCGCAGAGCACGATTACGACGTGGATTCACGGCCGGATGACGCAGGGCTTTACGCCCGTCGTCCCCGCCGTAGCGTCGCTTATCTTCTACGTCTCGCTCCTCCTGGTCGTCGCCGCCTTCGTCGTCGAGTTCCGTGACGACGGTGAGTGA
- a CDS encoding helix-turn-helix domain-containing protein: protein MLEYTFRIRHEGCWTETVDDAFPGVAATIIYSYRLTGTSITMIEATGIDESRVDALVEWLGDHEVMTSAQLVSYHEGRDTAFISLEGDYRTDTEPVLNVLLRNNCFPTIPATVSNGREHWSVLASTREEVSTTHEELRAIGSVEVDALRQPELGRLLTGLTEIKQAVQDLSPRQTEVLARAIEHGYYDSPRGCNIEELAAMDSANTSTVGEHLRRSEAKILEAVGSMLTQT, encoded by the coding sequence ATGCTCGAATACACATTCAGAATCAGACACGAGGGGTGTTGGACCGAGACGGTCGACGACGCGTTCCCGGGCGTCGCGGCGACTATCATCTACTCTTATCGCTTGACTGGGACGAGCATCACGATGATTGAAGCGACGGGAATCGACGAGAGCCGGGTCGACGCGCTGGTGGAGTGGCTTGGCGACCACGAGGTCATGACCTCGGCCCAGTTGGTCAGCTACCACGAGGGGCGGGACACGGCGTTCATCAGCCTCGAGGGCGACTATCGCACCGACACCGAACCCGTGTTGAACGTCCTCCTGCGGAACAACTGCTTCCCGACGATTCCCGCCACCGTCTCCAACGGGCGCGAACACTGGAGCGTCCTCGCCTCCACACGCGAGGAGGTGAGCACGACTCACGAAGAGCTCCGGGCCATCGGCTCCGTCGAGGTTGACGCGCTCCGACAGCCGGAACTCGGCCGACTCCTCACGGGCTTGACGGAGATTAAACAGGCAGTCCAAGACCTCTCGCCCCGGCAGACCGAGGTGCTCGCCCGCGCTATCGAACACGGCTACTACGACTCGCCCCGCGGCTGCAACATCGAAGAACTCGCGGCGATGGATTCGGCGAACACCTCGACGGTCGGCGAACACCTCCGTCGCTCGGAAGCGAAGATTCTGGAGGCGGTCGGGTCGATGCTGACCCAGACCTAG
- a CDS encoding glutamine synthetase family protein produces the protein MTEYDRVRLVWTDLNGVARGISLPASEYEAAVDEGVGFANGVAELTLEPGLLDDPRYGAEGGDMLAVADPDSLREITWTDDTAAVFSNLTNVDGSAFDLCSRSALRRVVDDVRDEGFVPLAGVEAEFSLLKPDGEGDWEPYNTRCSYDMTALDGADGIVRAWSDAMETAGASMLGVHQESQPGQFEVNVQYDDALTTADSLMFFRHAAKAIARERGYRASFMPRPYSGEDANGLHFHLSLWDESVGENLFASETGNLQFPAGKHPEGDSGLSETAHHFIGGLLDHMQALTALCAPTVNSYRRLLPGIWAPVNVAWGPDNRSTVLRIPPELGSAARVEHRVPDSSCNPYLGLAATLAAGLDGIRNETDPGEPTLANAYEEDYDRLPRTLWAALDELEADEVLTEALGEPLVEEFLKLKRDEFDRYMDSVTEWERAEYSDEF, from the coding sequence CAACGGCGTCGCGGAGCTCACGCTGGAACCGGGACTGCTCGACGACCCGCGCTACGGGGCGGAAGGGGGCGACATGCTGGCCGTCGCGGACCCCGACTCGCTGCGCGAGATTACGTGGACCGACGACACCGCCGCCGTCTTCTCGAATCTGACGAACGTCGACGGCTCGGCGTTCGACCTCTGTTCGCGGAGCGCGCTCCGCCGCGTCGTCGACGATGTGCGCGACGAAGGGTTCGTCCCCCTCGCCGGCGTCGAAGCCGAGTTCTCCCTGCTCAAACCCGACGGCGAGGGCGACTGGGAGCCCTACAACACCCGGTGCTCGTACGACATGACGGCACTCGACGGCGCGGACGGCATCGTTCGAGCGTGGTCGGACGCGATGGAGACGGCGGGCGCGTCGATGCTCGGCGTCCATCAGGAGTCCCAACCCGGTCAGTTCGAGGTGAACGTCCAGTACGACGACGCCCTCACCACCGCGGACTCGCTCATGTTCTTCCGGCACGCTGCGAAGGCCATCGCCCGCGAGCGCGGCTATCGAGCGTCGTTCATGCCCCGCCCCTACTCGGGCGAAGACGCCAACGGCCTGCACTTCCACCTCAGTCTCTGGGACGAGTCGGTCGGGGAGAACCTGTTCGCCAGCGAGACGGGGAACCTGCAGTTCCCGGCGGGAAAGCACCCGGAGGGAGACTCAGGCCTCTCCGAGACGGCTCACCACTTCATCGGCGGCTTGCTCGACCACATGCAGGCGCTCACCGCGCTCTGTGCGCCGACGGTGAACTCCTACCGTCGCCTCCTGCCGGGTATCTGGGCGCCCGTCAACGTCGCGTGGGGACCGGACAACCGCTCGACGGTCCTCCGCATCCCGCCGGAACTCGGGTCGGCGGCCCGAGTCGAACACCGAGTACCCGACTCGTCGTGCAACCCCTACCTAGGGCTGGCGGCGACGCTCGCGGCGGGGCTGGACGGGATTCGAAACGAGACCGACCCGGGCGAGCCGACGCTCGCCAACGCCTACGAGGAGGACTACGACAGGCTCCCTCGAACCCTCTGGGCGGCGCTGGACGAACTGGAGGCCGACGAGGTGCTGACGGAAGCGCTCGGTGAGCCGCTGGTCGAGGAGTTCCTGAAGCTCAAACGCGACGAGTTCGACCGCTACATGGATTCGGTCACGGAGTGGGAGCGAGCGGAGTACAGCGACGAGTTCTAG